One Cicer arietinum cultivar CDC Frontier isolate Library 1 chromosome 8, Cicar.CDCFrontier_v2.0, whole genome shotgun sequence DNA segment encodes these proteins:
- the LOC101491729 gene encoding proteasome subunit beta type-2-A has product MECVFGLVGNGFAIVVADTSAVHSILVHKSNEDKIMFLDSHKLIAASGEPGDRVQFTEYIQKNVALYQFRNGIPLTTAAAANFTRGELATALRKNPYSVNILLAGYDKETGPSLYYIDYIATLHKLEKGAFGYGSYFSLSMMDRHFHSGMSVEEAVDLVDKCILEIRSRLVVAPPNFVIKIVDKEGAREYAWRQSVKDTPASA; this is encoded by the exons ATGGAGTGCGTATTCGGATTAGTCGGTAATGGTTTCGCGATTGTGGTCGCTGATACATCTGCTGTGCATAGTATTCTCGTTCACAAGTCCAACGAAGACAAGATCATGTTCCTCGATTCACATAAACTAATCGCCGCTAGTGGCGAACCCGGTGACAG ggTTCAGTTTACTGAGTACATTCAAAAAAACGTGGCTTTGTATCAGTTCCGTAACGGAATCCCTCTAACCACCGCCGCCGCCGCGAATTTCACTCGTGGTGAGCTCGCCACCGCCCTCCGCAAG aaTCCCTACTCTGTGAATATTCTTCTTGCTGGTTATGACAAAGAGACAGGGCCATCACTATACTATATTGACTACATTGCAACACTTCACAAACTTGAAAAGGGAGCTTTTGGTTATGGTTCCTATTTTTCTCTATCAATGATGGACAGACACTTCCATAGTGGAATGTCCGTGGAAGAAGCAGTTGATCTTGTTGATAAGTGCATTTTGGAGATCAGGTCAAGGTTGGTTGTGGCACCACCAAACTTTGTAATCAAAATTGTTGACAAGGAAGGTGCGAGAGAATATGCATGGCGCCAATCAGTCAAGGACACTCCTGCTTCTGCTTGA